The Deltaproteobacteria bacterium genome has a window encoding:
- a CDS encoding enoyl-CoA hydratase/isomerase family protein, whose product MAEPQILVRDVGRVRELTLSRPDKLNALNDELLRALAKAVEQAERDGVRALILRGDGERAFSAGYDLGALPDISSAALPDAVLEATLQKLDAAPFPILALVNGHAFGGGLELAARCDVRIGVANSKLGMPPAKLGIVYAPRGLARFWALLGPSAARRLFFTGEPIPADEALRLGLLDEVLPSVADASARAWALAEQMAQNAPLAVSGMRRIFGELEQSLLASIDEVGISALRRESFDSADAREGRQAFLEKRAPQFRGL is encoded by the coding sequence TTGGCCGAGCCCCAAATCCTCGTCCGCGATGTGGGCCGCGTGCGCGAGCTCACCCTCTCGCGTCCGGACAAGCTCAACGCGCTCAATGACGAGCTGCTGCGTGCGCTCGCCAAGGCCGTCGAGCAGGCCGAGCGCGACGGCGTCCGTGCGCTCATCCTTCGCGGCGACGGCGAGCGCGCGTTCTCCGCGGGCTACGACCTGGGCGCGCTGCCCGACATCAGCTCGGCGGCGCTGCCCGACGCCGTGCTCGAGGCCACGCTGCAGAAGCTCGACGCCGCGCCGTTTCCCATCCTGGCGCTGGTGAATGGCCACGCGTTTGGCGGCGGGCTGGAGCTGGCCGCGCGCTGCGACGTGCGCATCGGGGTCGCGAATTCGAAGCTGGGCATGCCGCCGGCGAAGCTGGGCATCGTGTACGCGCCGCGCGGGCTGGCGCGCTTCTGGGCGCTGCTTGGGCCGTCGGCGGCGCGCCGGCTGTTCTTTACCGGCGAACCGATTCCGGCCGACGAGGCGCTGCGCTTGGGGCTGCTCGACGAGGTGTTGCCCAGCGTCGCCGATGCGTCGGCGCGCGCGTGGGCGCTGGCCGAGCAGATGGCGCAGAACGCGCCGCTGGCCGTCTCAGGGATGCGGCGGATCTTTGGCGAGCTGGAGCAGAGCCTGCTCGCGTCGATCGACGAGGTGGGGATCTCGGCGCTGCGCCGGGAGTCCTTCGACAGCGCGGACGCGCGCGAGGGCCGCCAGGCGTTTCTGGAGAAGCGCGCGCCGCAGTTCCGCGGGCTTTGA
- a CDS encoding biotin/lipoyl-binding carrier protein yields MATDVPAHITGTVWKIEKKVGDAVSAGDVIVILESMKMEMPVEAPVAGTIAEIKCKEAQPVNEGDVLAVIG; encoded by the coding sequence ATGGCCACCGACGTCCCCGCGCACATCACCGGCACCGTCTGGAAGATCGAGAAGAAGGTGGGCGACGCGGTCTCCGCGGGTGATGTGATCGTCATCCTCGAGTCGATGAAGATGGAGATGCCCGTGGAGGCGCCGGTCGCGGGCACCATCGCCGAGATCAAGTGCAAGGAAGCGCAGCCGGTGAACGAGGGCGACGTCCTCGCCGTCATCGGCTAG
- a CDS encoding rhomboid family intramembrane serine protease, producing MAATVRIRTDAGEEVLDLEEFEGRISRGEVAPHCPVFFPTPEGARWVKASELELFRALFHPAKHTFARRFTLARVPWLTLGLIAINFAVFLLMRAEGPIDTDSMVRWGAKVLPLIGDLGETWRLLSANFIHRDWVHIGFNVFMIFNVGGALENAYRPLDYLALLLASALGCTLTSLAFAGDAISVGASGIAFGCLGAAVVFGLRYREILPKRYRQLLGEAAIPFFLVFLYIGWTSPGVDNWGHLGGLLFGAATAGLLPARLLLSRRTSWGSSVARAVPLVAVLLLLGLGGRWLAPALPPLAPVRDDEFGLSVQVPQTWRRGVERLAPLAFHNALPGLGRAVFAATPKLLGPDVPLQSDVDGFVRDDLKALEARGEISELALEPLVPAQVAGRDALLLRARYESDESGATRVRAYFVPRGSTVYELVFRLPEAYPGYERVADSMLDAVRFTEPSALRRARARVMLAPEAPLALAMLGDTLGELGEPLEAARMLERAEPLQPGDRSIPARLARELIEAGQLDQGCAAANRAAALEIRDGDGKDRPWSTPEAAHAAWGTAALEVLLGQSDCARARGDLSGAKQMLQVAQALAPHDAEVQRALAALH from the coding sequence GTGGCAGCCACGGTCAGAATTCGCACCGACGCGGGCGAGGAGGTCCTCGACCTCGAGGAGTTCGAGGGCCGGATCAGCCGGGGGGAGGTGGCGCCGCACTGTCCGGTGTTCTTCCCCACGCCGGAGGGCGCGCGCTGGGTGAAGGCCAGCGAGCTGGAGCTGTTCCGGGCGCTGTTCCACCCCGCGAAGCACACCTTCGCCCGGCGCTTCACGCTGGCGCGCGTGCCGTGGCTGACCCTGGGCCTGATCGCGATCAACTTCGCGGTCTTTCTATTGATGCGCGCCGAGGGCCCCATCGACACCGACTCGATGGTCCGCTGGGGCGCCAAGGTCCTGCCGCTGATTGGCGACCTGGGCGAGACCTGGCGGCTGCTCAGCGCGAACTTCATCCACCGCGACTGGGTGCACATCGGCTTCAACGTCTTCATGATCTTCAACGTGGGCGGCGCGCTGGAGAACGCGTACCGCCCGCTCGACTACCTCGCCCTGCTGCTCGCGAGCGCACTGGGCTGCACGCTGACCTCGCTCGCGTTCGCGGGCGACGCCATCAGCGTGGGCGCGTCGGGGATCGCGTTTGGGTGCCTGGGCGCGGCGGTGGTGTTCGGCCTGCGCTACCGAGAGATCCTGCCCAAACGCTACCGGCAGCTGCTCGGCGAAGCGGCCATCCCGTTCTTCCTGGTGTTCCTCTACATCGGCTGGACGAGCCCTGGCGTCGACAACTGGGGTCACCTGGGCGGCTTGCTCTTCGGCGCGGCGACTGCGGGACTCTTGCCGGCGCGACTGCTGCTCTCGCGGCGGACGTCGTGGGGCTCGAGCGTGGCGCGCGCGGTGCCGCTGGTGGCGGTGCTGCTGCTGCTCGGGCTGGGCGGACGCTGGCTCGCGCCCGCGCTGCCGCCGCTCGCGCCGGTTCGCGACGACGAGTTCGGGCTCTCGGTGCAGGTGCCCCAGACCTGGCGCCGAGGCGTCGAGCGCTTGGCGCCGCTGGCGTTCCACAACGCGCTGCCCGGGCTGGGTCGTGCGGTGTTTGCCGCGACGCCGAAGCTGCTCGGGCCGGATGTGCCGCTTCAGTCCGACGTGGATGGCTTCGTTCGCGACGACTTGAAGGCGCTCGAGGCGCGCGGCGAGATCTCCGAGCTCGCGCTGGAGCCGCTGGTGCCGGCGCAGGTCGCAGGCCGGGACGCGCTGTTGCTCCGCGCGCGCTACGAGAGCGACGAGAGCGGCGCCACGCGGGTGCGCGCGTACTTCGTGCCGCGTGGGAGCACCGTGTACGAGCTCGTGTTCCGCTTGCCCGAGGCGTATCCGGGCTACGAGCGCGTGGCGGATTCGATGCTCGACGCCGTTCGCTTCACGGAGCCGTCCGCGCTTCGACGCGCACGCGCGCGGGTGATGCTCGCGCCCGAGGCGCCACTCGCCTTGGCGATGCTCGGCGACACGCTCGGTGAGCTGGGCGAGCCGCTCGAGGCCGCGCGGATGCTGGAGCGCGCCGAGCCGTTGCAGCCGGGCGATCGAAGCATTCCGGCGCGGCTGGCGCGCGAGCTGATTGAAGCAGGCCAGTTGGATCAAGGCTGCGCCGCGGCGAATCGTGCGGCCGCGCTCGAGATCCGTGACGGCGACGGCAAAGATCGCCCCTGGAGCACGCCCGAGGCCGCGCATGCTGCGTGGGGAACTGCCGCGCTCGAGGTCTTGCTCGGCCAGTCGGATTGTGCGCGCGCTCGCGGCGACCTTTCGGGCGCGAAGCAGATGCTGCAGGTCGCCCAAGCGCTGGCGCCGCACGACGCCGAGGTTCAGCGCGCGCTCGCGGCGCTGCACTGA
- a CDS encoding VCBS repeat-containing protein — translation MLGAGISGGKFLVLLGDGQGNLTTPLQYDVAGPNNPSALAVGDLNGDGRADVASTTGLGAISILMNDGTGAFPAHVEYATAYSGADLRGVAMVDLDGDGNLDVITIDASNSALEVFMGRGDGGVVTPPATYGTAQGPLDLAVGDFNHDGVPDVATACQYGVSGGVSVLLGFGDGGFDSALPTLGGESASIAAGDVDGDGNLDLVATVLGSTPSVAVFLGNGNGTFQSGVTHAAGLSPNRIILQDLDGDGRADLVMGNGLDAKVSVLLAAPDGGFAPEHDYSGTSGQHDPRVAVGTLNGDAFPDIVSTDGSSVSVFLAQ, via the coding sequence GTGCTGGGCGCCGGCATCAGCGGTGGGAAGTTCCTCGTTCTGCTCGGTGACGGCCAAGGCAATCTCACGACGCCCCTGCAGTATGACGTGGCAGGTCCGAACAACCCGAGCGCCTTGGCCGTGGGAGATCTGAACGGCGACGGCCGGGCGGATGTCGCCAGCACCACTGGCCTCGGTGCAATCAGCATCTTGATGAACGACGGCACGGGCGCATTCCCCGCACACGTGGAGTATGCGACCGCGTACTCGGGCGCAGATCTTCGTGGAGTTGCGATGGTGGATCTCGACGGGGATGGCAATCTCGACGTCATCACGATCGACGCGTCGAACAGCGCTCTCGAGGTCTTCATGGGACGCGGCGATGGCGGCGTGGTGACCCCGCCTGCAACCTACGGCACGGCCCAGGGACCTTTGGACCTTGCGGTCGGCGACTTCAACCACGACGGCGTCCCCGACGTCGCCACGGCCTGCCAGTACGGCGTCAGCGGTGGCGTCAGCGTGCTGCTTGGCTTCGGGGACGGCGGCTTTGATTCCGCTCTCCCGACCCTCGGGGGAGAGTCGGCTTCGATCGCTGCAGGTGATGTCGACGGAGATGGGAACCTCGATCTCGTCGCCACCGTCCTCGGTTCTACCCCCAGCGTCGCGGTGTTCCTCGGCAACGGCAACGGCACATTCCAGAGCGGTGTCACGCACGCTGCGGGCCTGAGCCCCAACCGCATCATCCTCCAGGACCTGGACGGCGACGGCCGCGCTGACCTGGTGATGGGCAACGGCCTCGATGCCAAGGTCTCGGTGCTGCTGGCTGCTCCGGATGGCGGCTTCGCGCCCGAGCACGACTACTCGGGTACCAGCGGTCAACACGATCCGCGCGTCGCTGTGGGTACCCTCAACGGCGACGCCTTCCCGGACATCGTTTCCACGGACGGCAGCAGCGTGAGCGTATTCCTCGCGCAGTAG
- a CDS encoding FHA domain-containing protein, whose translation MKLIIEDDEGHKTTVPFVRDEITVGREEGNTIRLTERNVSRRHARFFKNGGGIYVEDLKSFNGIRVNGDRIDGSVGLKEGDLVQIGDFDLAVQGEQGATLPPNTSANGHPTINGRSSQLTDQMPALDVDTVNMKAPTGEMEVEADPSKPAVPRTGREATSVIRSLPDPSAAPSNVAAAPDAVDVAPDEAPRLVITSTELAGREFACIRSVLTLGRGDECDIVINHRSLSRMHCRLERENSGSWKVVDLGSSNRTQVNGEEYAESAVHSGDVIGLGHVKLRFVAPGEDYTYVPEGGGKRSMVPVFIGAAIGALALGGGTAWFLMHGKKKPPVTPPDAVATTATPGQDPNQPSLLGNTAGNEKPEPKPEAVKPEPKPEPKPEVAAKPEPKPEPKPEPKPEPVKPEPKPDVDQQKLQVAMADADNRLRKGDPKGALAALDKVKEFGATEPRYADLVSKAQAEDTNKAIVDDFKATKPPTAESVSSLGQVTADSVFYSEAHTLMQKYAKLLKAPAAPKPKKGGKAEPAPAAPVLQASAEDDKQKRALELLHSGQAALRNGDNEQASAMLKKAVELDPSADNLNALAGCKARQGNFQEAATYYRKFLEVASPNDPRVSTIRKALQDYDTTGNH comes from the coding sequence ATGAAGCTCATCATCGAAGACGACGAGGGGCACAAGACCACGGTCCCCTTCGTGCGCGACGAGATCACCGTCGGCCGGGAAGAGGGCAACACCATCCGGCTCACGGAGCGCAATGTCTCGCGCCGGCACGCCCGCTTCTTCAAGAACGGCGGCGGCATCTACGTCGAGGATCTCAAGTCGTTCAACGGCATCAGGGTCAACGGCGACCGCATCGACGGCTCGGTGGGCCTCAAAGAGGGTGACCTCGTCCAGATCGGCGACTTCGACCTCGCCGTGCAGGGCGAGCAGGGCGCCACGCTGCCGCCCAACACCAGCGCCAACGGCCACCCCACGATCAATGGGCGTTCCAGCCAGCTCACGGATCAGATGCCGGCGCTCGACGTCGACACCGTGAACATGAAGGCGCCCACGGGCGAGATGGAGGTCGAGGCCGACCCCTCCAAGCCGGCGGTGCCGCGCACCGGCCGCGAGGCCACCTCCGTCATCCGCTCGCTGCCGGATCCGAGCGCGGCGCCATCCAACGTCGCCGCCGCGCCGGATGCGGTCGACGTGGCGCCCGACGAGGCCCCGCGCCTGGTGATCACCAGCACCGAGCTGGCCGGCCGCGAGTTCGCCTGCATCCGCAGCGTGCTCACCCTGGGCCGCGGCGACGAGTGCGACATCGTCATCAACCACCGCTCGCTCTCGCGCATGCACTGCCGGCTGGAGCGCGAAAACAGCGGGAGCTGGAAGGTCGTGGACCTGGGCTCGTCGAACCGCACCCAGGTGAACGGCGAGGAATACGCGGAGAGCGCGGTGCACTCGGGCGACGTCATCGGCCTGGGTCACGTGAAGCTGCGCTTCGTGGCCCCCGGCGAGGACTACACCTACGTCCCCGAGGGCGGCGGCAAGCGCTCCATGGTGCCGGTGTTCATCGGCGCGGCCATCGGCGCGCTGGCGCTGGGCGGCGGCACCGCCTGGTTCCTGATGCACGGGAAGAAGAAGCCGCCCGTCACCCCGCCCGACGCCGTGGCCACCACCGCCACGCCCGGCCAGGACCCGAACCAACCCAGCCTGCTGGGCAACACCGCGGGCAACGAGAAGCCCGAGCCCAAGCCGGAAGCCGTCAAGCCCGAGCCGAAGCCGGAGCCCAAGCCCGAGGTGGCCGCCAAGCCGGAGCCCAAGCCCGAGCCGAAGCCGGAGCCCAAGCCCGAGCCGGTGAAGCCCGAGCCCAAGCCCGACGTCGACCAGCAGAAGCTCCAGGTGGCGATGGCCGACGCGGACAACAGGCTCCGCAAGGGCGATCCCAAGGGCGCGCTGGCCGCGCTCGACAAGGTGAAGGAGTTCGGCGCCACCGAGCCGCGCTACGCGGACCTCGTGTCCAAGGCCCAGGCTGAAGACACCAACAAGGCCATCGTCGACGACTTCAAGGCCACCAAGCCGCCCACGGCCGAGAGCGTGAGCTCGCTGGGCCAGGTGACGGCGGACTCGGTCTTCTACTCCGAGGCCCACACGCTGATGCAGAAGTACGCCAAGCTGCTCAAGGCCCCCGCGGCCCCCAAGCCCAAGAAGGGCGGCAAGGCCGAGCCCGCGCCCGCCGCGCCGGTGCTTCAGGCCAGCGCCGAGGACGACAAGCAGAAGCGCGCCCTGGAGCTCTTGCACTCGGGCCAGGCGGCGCTGCGCAACGGCGACAACGAGCAGGCCTCGGCCATGCTCAAGAAGGCCGTGGAGCTGGATCCCTCGGCCGACAACCTGAATGCGCTGGCCGGCTGCAAGGCCCGCCAGGGCAATTTCCAGGAGGCGGCGACGTACTACCGCAAGTTCCTGGAGGTGGCGTCACCGAACGATCCGCGCGTGTCGACGATCCGCAAGGCGCTGCAGGATTACGACACCACCGGCAACCACTGA
- a CDS encoding VWA domain-containing protein encodes MAERSNNLVRTDAYDREAWSRAKRALAGDLGELVARGKRLLPHFDALVEDLFAALFKLVVQVVPESQAPKSTLLSRQVLRALVEAEVFAELKEETALDLSRSAQGALALARRALALLKGGEVLLEEELFTAQALARAEEDADALKDALDEAEAQDSPLADSIREKLEDAEDAKDELGEDLEKVVSELPDKFGRELTQTAERLPQELPENDERAQSFARNMGANGPSDAAARLQLAEKLRGAKKLEQLAALAGAFRAEARAARKKNRERASEELYRVGRGRDLARVLPAEMGALGDPRRRLDFLRRFVEGELQAYELRGTDRHGRGPLVVCLDGSGSMSGDRELWSKAVTLALVEIARRQNRPARALVFSGPEAPVQAFELTKKAPGGGRRPVDLNGVVSLAECFPGGGTDFQKPLQAAADAISESRYQHGDIVFITDGEANLAPAFVTEFAKLKKERDFAVYGVVVDDPRSKNVMRGAPPSRAIEELAKVADEVTTISRLTADSLRGLFEAL; translated from the coding sequence GTGGCGGAGCGGTCGAACAACCTGGTCCGCACGGACGCGTACGACCGCGAGGCCTGGTCGCGCGCGAAGCGTGCGCTCGCGGGTGATCTCGGCGAGCTGGTGGCGCGCGGCAAGCGGCTGCTCCCGCACTTCGACGCGCTCGTGGAGGATCTGTTTGCCGCGCTGTTCAAGCTCGTGGTGCAGGTCGTGCCCGAGTCGCAAGCGCCGAAGTCCACGCTGCTCTCGCGACAGGTGCTGCGCGCGCTCGTGGAGGCCGAGGTCTTCGCCGAGCTGAAGGAAGAGACCGCGCTGGATCTCTCGCGATCTGCGCAGGGCGCGCTCGCGCTCGCGCGGCGGGCGCTGGCGCTGCTCAAGGGCGGCGAGGTGCTGCTCGAGGAAGAGCTCTTCACCGCGCAGGCGCTCGCGAGGGCCGAAGAGGACGCCGACGCGCTGAAGGACGCGCTCGACGAAGCCGAAGCGCAGGACTCGCCGCTCGCGGATTCGATCCGCGAGAAGCTCGAGGACGCCGAGGACGCCAAGGATGAGCTCGGCGAGGATCTCGAAAAAGTCGTATCCGAGCTGCCCGACAAGTTTGGCCGCGAGCTCACCCAGACCGCCGAGCGGCTGCCGCAAGAGCTGCCCGAGAACGACGAGCGCGCGCAATCTTTCGCGCGGAACATGGGCGCGAACGGTCCGAGCGACGCGGCCGCGCGGTTGCAGCTCGCAGAGAAGCTTCGAGGCGCGAAGAAGTTGGAGCAGCTTGCCGCGCTGGCCGGAGCGTTCCGGGCCGAAGCGCGTGCGGCGCGCAAGAAGAACCGCGAGCGCGCCAGCGAAGAGCTCTATCGCGTGGGTCGCGGTCGCGATCTCGCGCGCGTGCTGCCTGCGGAGATGGGCGCGCTCGGCGATCCGCGGCGGCGACTGGATTTCTTGCGGCGCTTCGTCGAGGGCGAGCTGCAGGCGTACGAATTGCGCGGCACCGATCGCCACGGGCGCGGACCGCTGGTGGTTTGCCTCGACGGATCCGGATCCATGTCGGGCGATCGCGAGCTGTGGAGCAAGGCGGTGACGCTCGCGCTCGTCGAGATCGCGCGGCGGCAGAATCGGCCCGCGCGCGCGCTGGTGTTCAGCGGTCCGGAAGCGCCGGTGCAGGCCTTCGAGCTCACCAAGAAGGCGCCCGGCGGTGGACGACGGCCGGTGGATCTCAACGGCGTGGTCTCACTCGCGGAGTGCTTTCCCGGCGGCGGGACCGATTTCCAGAAGCCGCTTCAGGCAGCCGCCGATGCGATCAGCGAGAGCCGCTACCAGCACGGCGACATCGTCTTCATCACCGACGGCGAAGCGAACCTGGCGCCCGCATTCGTGACCGAGTTCGCCAAGCTGAAGAAGGAGCGCGACTTCGCGGTGTACGGCGTGGTGGTCGACGATCCGCGCTCGAAGAACGTGATGCGCGGCGCGCCGCCGTCTCGCGCGATCGAAGAACTGGCCAAGGTCGCCGACGAGGTGACCACCATCTCACGGCTCACCGCCGACTCGCTCCGCGGCCTCTTCGAAGCGCTGTGA
- a CDS encoding outer membrane lipoprotein-sorting protein, producing the protein MTKTALALAALLVPAIAFADEPSAQEILKKARDQGALNLVGLKADLKLTNIEPDGSQKVRELTTQSKTIDGTTKTISRFKSPPDVAGVALLTINAKDGGDDEIALYAPKVRRTRKIAQSSRSEAFMESEFSYADFSGSSLDDAKPKRDPDPKDCKSCYQITATPKDSPYAKVEVEIDKGNFMPLVVRYFDAQGLLKTYTVSKSEPRANRNIATESVMENMRTHRKSTLSVGNVAPADAPDTAFTERGLERG; encoded by the coding sequence ATGACGAAGACCGCCCTTGCCCTCGCTGCGCTGCTCGTCCCGGCCATCGCGTTCGCCGACGAGCCCTCTGCCCAGGAGATCCTCAAGAAGGCCCGCGACCAGGGCGCGCTCAACCTGGTCGGCCTCAAGGCGGACCTCAAGCTCACCAACATCGAGCCCGACGGCAGCCAGAAAGTGCGCGAGCTCACCACGCAGTCGAAGACCATCGACGGGACCACCAAGACCATCTCGCGCTTCAAGAGCCCGCCCGACGTGGCCGGGGTGGCGTTGCTGACGATCAACGCCAAGGACGGCGGCGACGACGAGATCGCGCTCTACGCGCCCAAGGTCCGCCGCACGCGCAAGATCGCGCAGAGCTCGCGCAGCGAAGCGTTCATGGAGAGCGAGTTCAGCTACGCGGACTTCTCCGGCAGCTCGCTCGACGACGCCAAGCCCAAGCGGGATCCGGATCCGAAGGACTGCAAGTCCTGCTACCAGATCACCGCCACGCCGAAGGACTCGCCGTACGCCAAGGTCGAGGTGGAGATCGACAAGGGCAACTTCATGCCGCTGGTGGTGCGCTACTTCGACGCGCAGGGGCTGCTCAAGACGTACACGGTGAGCAAGTCGGAGCCGCGGGCGAACCGCAACATCGCCACCGAGTCGGTGATGGAGAACATGCGCACCCACCGCAAGAGCACGCTCTCGGTGGGCAACGTGGCCCCCGCCGACGCGCCGGACACCGCGTTCACCGAACGCGGCCTGGAGCGCGGGTGA
- a CDS encoding response regulator: protein MQVRVLVVDDEKDLVDYLTVILTREGYEVDGLTDPTQVLSRLKEKEYHLVVLDVVMPKMTGTEVLAEIRKFDSDLAVIVCTANPSLDTAVQSLRQAASDYVRKPFDAPEFLATVRNVLARKGLSTDPEADLHKAIGNTIRESRKGKNLTLKQLARRTGLSVSLLSQIERAESSASISSLYRIAHALGLHMGELFADT, encoded by the coding sequence GTGCAAGTTCGCGTGCTCGTCGTCGACGACGAGAAAGATCTCGTCGATTACCTCACGGTGATCCTCACCCGTGAAGGCTATGAGGTCGACGGCCTCACCGATCCCACGCAGGTGCTCTCGCGCCTGAAGGAGAAGGAGTACCACCTGGTGGTGCTCGACGTGGTGATGCCCAAGATGACCGGCACCGAGGTGCTGGCCGAGATCCGCAAGTTCGACTCGGACCTCGCGGTCATCGTGTGCACCGCGAACCCCTCGCTGGACACCGCGGTGCAGAGCCTGCGGCAGGCCGCGAGCGACTACGTGCGCAAGCCGTTCGACGCGCCCGAGTTCCTGGCCACCGTGCGCAACGTGCTCGCGCGCAAGGGCCTCTCCACGGATCCGGAAGCGGATCTGCACAAGGCCATTGGCAACACCATCCGAGAGTCGCGCAAGGGCAAGAACCTCACCCTCAAGCAGCTCGCGCGGCGCACGGGACTGAGCGTGTCGCTGCTGAGCCAGATCGAGCGCGCGGAGAGCTCGGCGTCGATCTCGTCGCTGTACCGCATCGCGCACGCGCTCGGCCTGCACATGGGCGAGCTGTTCGCGGATACGTAG
- a CDS encoding TIGR00730 family Rossman fold protein translates to MNIAVFCGSASEIDPRILVAGRVLGQALASRRVGLIYGGSSIGLMGAVADACVEAGGEVIGVIPQVLVDAEIAHRNLTRLEVVRDLHRRKARMAELANGFAVLPGGLGTLDEAFDIITWRTLGLHEKPIAFLDTLDFWKPLKALLDHLSETRFVKPHNARMIQFCPTPEAMLDALGAPKS, encoded by the coding sequence ATGAACATCGCCGTCTTCTGCGGTTCTGCGAGCGAGATTGATCCGCGAATCCTGGTGGCGGGCCGCGTGCTCGGGCAGGCGCTGGCGAGCCGGCGCGTGGGGCTCATCTACGGCGGCTCGTCGATTGGGCTGATGGGCGCGGTGGCCGACGCGTGCGTGGAAGCGGGCGGCGAGGTGATCGGCGTGATCCCCCAGGTGCTCGTGGACGCGGAGATCGCGCACCGAAACCTCACGCGGCTCGAGGTGGTGCGCGATCTGCACCGGCGCAAGGCGCGCATGGCCGAGCTGGCGAACGGGTTCGCGGTGCTCCCCGGCGGTTTGGGCACGCTCGACGAGGCCTTCGACATCATCACCTGGCGCACGCTGGGGCTGCACGAGAAGCCCATCGCGTTCCTCGACACGCTCGACTTCTGGAAGCCGCTCAAGGCGCTGCTGGATCACCTGAGCGAGACGCGTTTCGTGAAGCCGCACAACGCGCGGATGATTCAGTTCTGTCCGACGCCTGAGGCGATGCTGGATGCGCTCGGGGCGCCGAAGAGCTAG
- a CDS encoding AAA family ATPase — MSPTPSLANLQKELSARFFERDAVIEGLLCAMVAGQHVLLVGPPGTGKSELAHELCKRVTGARYFQWLLTRFTTPEELFGPVSLKALEHDRYTRVTDGKLPTAHVAFLDEVFKASSAILNTLLSVMNERVFHDGEKPVNVPLLSLVGATNELPEEDELLALSDRFLLRYEVDYLKEEFLFLRMLSLEDKPAETTLALDDLLALRKQAVNVTVPERVKRDLLELRRTLTEKGIVASDRRYRQALSVVKARALLHGRDACETQDLGILAHVLWREPGEKAEVEAALERLFTGHEEDAQQLLFQAREVAAFAANAQNDADVDPEAAATEALSKLHDLSRRIDLIADAAKERGRASDRVTAARDEVRKMVRALLQGRSPVAEPRH, encoded by the coding sequence ATGAGCCCCACTCCGTCGCTGGCCAATCTGCAGAAAGAGCTGTCCGCGCGCTTCTTCGAGCGCGACGCCGTCATTGAAGGCCTTCTCTGCGCGATGGTCGCAGGCCAGCACGTGCTGCTCGTCGGGCCGCCGGGAACGGGCAAGAGCGAGCTGGCGCACGAGCTCTGCAAGCGCGTGACGGGCGCGCGCTACTTCCAGTGGCTGCTCACCCGCTTCACCACGCCGGAGGAGCTCTTCGGGCCGGTGTCGCTCAAGGCGCTCGAGCACGATCGCTACACGCGCGTGACCGACGGCAAGCTGCCCACTGCGCACGTCGCGTTCCTCGACGAGGTCTTCAAGGCCAGCTCGGCGATCTTGAACACGCTGCTCTCGGTGATGAACGAGCGCGTCTTCCACGACGGCGAGAAGCCGGTGAACGTGCCGCTGCTCTCGCTCGTCGGCGCAACGAATGAGCTGCCCGAAGAGGACGAGCTGCTCGCCCTGAGCGATCGCTTCCTGCTCCGCTACGAGGTCGACTACCTCAAGGAAGAGTTCCTCTTCCTGCGCATGCTCTCGCTCGAGGACAAGCCCGCGGAGACCACGCTCGCGCTCGACGATCTGCTCGCGCTGCGCAAGCAAGCGGTGAACGTGACCGTGCCCGAGCGCGTGAAGCGAGATCTGCTCGAGCTGCGTCGGACGCTGACGGAGAAGGGCATCGTCGCCTCGGATCGCCGCTATCGCCAGGCGCTGTCCGTCGTGAAGGCGCGCGCGCTGCTGCACGGCCGCGACGCGTGCGAGACGCAGGATCTCGGCATCCTGGCGCACGTGCTCTGGCGCGAGCCGGGAGAGAAGGCCGAGGTCGAGGCGGCGCTGGAGCGGCTCTTCACGGGCCACGAAGAGGATGCACAGCAGCTCCTCTTCCAGGCGCGCGAGGTGGCCGCGTTCGCCGCGAACGCGCAGAACGACGCCGACGTGGATCCGGAAGCGGCTGCGACCGAAGCGCTGTCGAAGCTGCACGATCTCTCCCGGCGCATCGACTTGATTGCCGATGCGGCGAAGGAGCGCGGACGCGCGAGCGATCGCGTGACCGCCGCGCGCGACGAGGTCCGCAAGATGGTGCGCGCGCTGCTGCAAGGCCGCTCGCCCGTGGCCGAGCCGAGGCACTGA